From one Deltaproteobacteria bacterium genomic stretch:
- a CDS encoding ATP-dependent helicase: protein MMGHDDALNPEQREAVETLYGPVLVIAGAGSGKTRTLVHRVARLVEAGVEPKRILLLTFTRKAAENMLSRASELIGPACEKVAGGTFHGFAHGMLRRYASLAGYPRGFTILDRADVQDVLHLLARNLGLSGPGRRFPSKSALASLVSKTANTGGSLDLVLEREYPHLLPDLSDLARLFQAYREYKQAGALLDYDDLLTTWRDILRGYAEVRETMGRTFSHIMVDEYQDTNAIQADIVRLMATGHDNVMVVGDDAQSIYSFRGANYRNILDFPKQFPGTRIIKLERNYRSTQPNLDCTNAIIACARESFAKRLVAERKGGRPPVVYPARDEIDQARFVADRIEEFLAQGIPPSEIAVLFRMAFHSFQLETELRRKGLGFVKRGGMLLTEAAHIKDLLALLRILVNPLDRISVNRVLSLLEGLGPKGVERIYARMLTAEDPFAALAYMESRASWAGEVQALGGLLMELKSSGLTDLAGVLGRLEAWYRPHLERIHVDDHPKRTQELAYLREMALRYDDPSVFLADFSLEPPDGVEETKEDRIVLSTMHSAKGLEWDVVFVISLAEGRFPAPRSVHSPSELEEERRLFYVASTRAKDHLFFCYPTVISVSGSGILPSAPSRFLAEIPSPFLVYWKEKGPVVSCSEGLTKTSSQARQAQKAGDHATSQGLSVGQRVRHPIFGPGRVSAVIGPEKVRIAFDTAGEKVLNTTVARLSVL from the coding sequence ATGATGGGCCATGATGATGCCCTGAATCCTGAGCAGCGCGAGGCCGTCGAGACCCTCTACGGTCCGGTTCTCGTCATCGCAGGCGCAGGCAGCGGCAAGACCCGGACCCTTGTCCATCGGGTAGCCAGGCTTGTGGAGGCAGGTGTCGAACCAAAACGCATCCTCCTGCTCACCTTTACACGCAAGGCCGCGGAGAACATGCTCTCCCGCGCATCCGAACTCATTGGGCCGGCCTGCGAAAAGGTGGCGGGCGGGACCTTTCACGGATTTGCCCACGGAATGCTCCGCCGTTATGCGTCTCTTGCGGGCTACCCGAGGGGATTCACCATCCTCGACCGGGCCGATGTCCAGGACGTGTTACATCTTCTGGCCCGCAACCTCGGCCTCTCTGGGCCTGGCCGCCGCTTTCCTTCCAAGTCGGCCCTTGCCTCCCTGGTGAGCAAGACGGCCAACACGGGTGGATCGCTCGATCTGGTCCTCGAGAGGGAATATCCCCATCTCCTTCCTGATCTTTCGGATCTCGCGCGTCTCTTCCAGGCCTACCGGGAATACAAACAGGCCGGGGCCCTCCTTGACTACGACGACCTCCTCACGACCTGGCGGGACATCCTCAGGGGATACGCCGAGGTCAGAGAGACCATGGGCAGGACCTTCAGCCACATCATGGTGGACGAATATCAGGACACCAACGCAATCCAGGCGGATATCGTCCGTCTCATGGCAACTGGTCACGACAACGTAATGGTCGTCGGAGACGACGCCCAGTCCATCTATTCCTTTCGTGGGGCGAACTACCGGAACATCCTGGACTTTCCGAAACAGTTTCCAGGGACACGCATCATCAAGCTCGAGAGGAACTACCGGAGCACACAGCCGAATCTGGACTGCACGAACGCCATCATCGCCTGCGCCCGTGAGAGTTTTGCCAAGCGCCTTGTGGCCGAACGTAAGGGGGGGCGTCCTCCTGTTGTATATCCCGCCCGGGACGAGATCGACCAGGCCCGGTTCGTGGCCGATCGGATCGAGGAGTTCCTCGCCCAGGGGATCCCGCCCTCTGAAATCGCGGTCCTTTTCCGCATGGCCTTCCATTCCTTCCAGCTCGAGACGGAACTCAGACGCAAGGGCCTCGGTTTTGTGAAACGGGGCGGCATGCTCCTCACCGAGGCCGCCCATATCAAGGACCTTCTTGCCTTGCTCCGCATCCTCGTCAACCCTCTCGACCGGATCAGCGTCAACCGAGTCCTGTCCCTCCTCGAGGGGCTGGGGCCCAAGGGGGTGGAGAGGATCTATGCCAGGATGCTCACGGCTGAAGATCCCTTTGCGGCCCTTGCTTATATGGAGTCCCGGGCCTCATGGGCAGGGGAGGTGCAGGCCCTTGGCGGCCTCCTCATGGAGCTGAAAAGCTCGGGGCTTACGGATCTTGCCGGAGTCCTCGGGCGTCTCGAGGCCTGGTACAGACCCCATCTCGAGCGCATCCACGTGGACGACCATCCGAAAAGGACCCAGGAGCTCGCCTATCTCAGGGAAATGGCCCTCCGCTACGACGACCCGTCCGTCTTTCTCGCGGATTTTTCCCTCGAGCCTCCTGACGGGGTGGAAGAAACGAAGGAGGATCGGATTGTCCTTTCCACCATGCACTCGGCAAAGGGCCTCGAATGGGACGTGGTCTTTGTCATCTCCCTTGCCGAAGGACGTTTCCCTGCCCCGCGATCAGTCCATAGCCCGAGCGAGCTCGAGGAGGAAAGGCGCCTTTTTTATGTCGCCTCCACGCGCGCCAAGGACCACCTCTTTTTTTGTTACCCCACTGTCATTTCGGTCTCTGGTTCAGGGATCCTTCCGTCTGCGCCCTCCAGGTTTCTTGCCGAGATACCTAGCCCGTTTCTCGTCTATTGGAAGGAAAAAGGGCCTGTTGTGTCCTGTAGCGAGGGTCTTACAAAGACCTCCAGCCAAGCGAGGCAGGCCCAGAAGGCCGGGGATCACGCCACTTCTCAGGGCCTTTCTGTGGGACAGCGGGTGAGGCATCCCATCTTCGGCCCCGGACGGGTGAGCGCGGTCATAGGGCCTGAAAAGGTCCGCATAGCCTTTGATACGGCAGGTGAAAAGGTCCTGAACACCACAGTCGCGCGGCTTTCAGTTTTGTAA
- a CDS encoding glycosyltransferase — protein MKILYVSAAHVPSGTANSINIVRSCSAMAKLGHEVVLLHPASHGPGSEKGDPDPFSFYGVPASFRIKRLPCPGLIGGRTLYCASVALYGLAMRPDLVFGRYLRATYYLCRLGFPAVCELHSGVRFKGQKSYFLERLAASANLLAFITISRMMGDYFEQLDPIKRNRKPVLVAGCGGEPLSGEPAPSKIQKVTTGLDIGYSGKLDVTKGLGLIGAIASRLPHHDFHIFGGSPEEVAEWRTRTSLRNVHFYGFIPPGDLPGYLGSMDLCLLPCQRNPVNPSGQIFGSPLKMFDYMALKKAVLASDFPEIREILDETCSVLLDPGDPAAWARTIDGLTKNDIRRLGEAAHARFISHYTRETRYRRLLAEIDAIRSCRRPGS, from the coding sequence ATGAAGATCTTGTATGTTTCTGCCGCACATGTCCCTTCCGGGACCGCGAACAGCATCAACATCGTGAGATCCTGTTCCGCCATGGCAAAGCTCGGCCATGAGGTCGTTCTTCTACATCCCGCCAGTCATGGGCCGGGGTCGGAAAAAGGAGACCCGGATCCGTTTTCCTTTTATGGAGTGCCTGCCTCTTTCCGGATCAAGAGGCTTCCATGCCCTGGCCTCATCGGCGGGCGGACACTTTATTGCGCATCAGTCGCATTATATGGCCTTGCCATGCGTCCGGATCTGGTCTTCGGACGATACCTGAGGGCGACCTATTATCTTTGCCGATTGGGTTTCCCAGCGGTCTGCGAACTCCACAGCGGCGTACGATTCAAGGGGCAGAAATCATATTTTTTGGAAAGGCTCGCCGCATCTGCAAACCTTTTGGCCTTCATTACCATCTCGAGGATGATGGGTGATTATTTCGAACAACTGGATCCCATCAAGAGGAACAGGAAACCTGTTTTGGTCGCTGGGTGCGGCGGGGAGCCCCTGTCCGGGGAGCCGGCGCCATCCAAGATCCAAAAGGTCACAACAGGACTCGATATCGGCTATTCCGGCAAGCTGGATGTTACAAAGGGGCTTGGCCTCATCGGCGCTATTGCATCCAGATTGCCCCACCACGATTTCCATATCTTTGGAGGGAGTCCGGAGGAGGTAGCTGAGTGGCGGACGCGAACGTCCCTTCGGAATGTCCATTTTTACGGGTTCATCCCGCCGGGGGATCTCCCAGGTTACTTGGGCTCGATGGATCTCTGTCTGCTTCCCTGTCAGAGGAATCCCGTAAATCCCAGCGGGCAGATATTTGGATCCCCCCTGAAGATGTTCGATTACATGGCCCTGAAGAAGGCCGTCCTTGCCTCCGATTTTCCTGAAATCCGGGAAATCCTGGACGAGACGTGCAGCGTCCTGCTTGACCCGGGGGATCCTGCGGCATGGGCACGGACCATAGATGGTTTGACGAAAAACGATATCCGCCGGCTCGGAGAGGCCGCCCATGCCCGTTTCATTTCACATTACACCCGTGAGACGCGATACCGAAGGTTGCTTGCCGAAATCGACGCGATCCGGTCTTGTCGGAGGCCGGGTTCTTGA
- a CDS encoding sensor histidine kinase, with translation MSIFCPSSSQEPGSVFARVRKKRDDYEHYGFSVLQDRTLLAFFDLAQEYETLDNFYRVCVYVPKDFLGFDSCLYLVDPETRELRMACDTLSGLAVCGNPAPEGIHLAQEPYDSTDSFIAPIRGNFRLFSRKPLDYAEDVIGMFEVFSLSRLDAQDRLFFEKYANRIGYSLHYKLIAEQNQRHLTFINTLVADIEHNVIAPNIRYRVFFLRLQKILDQIREISGTWRAAIEAHLDVCDRARDFMPLNERLNSILDSLAKEYEGLEKHYQNTSLFLESLLRREHFTKGELVLQRRKCNFRRRIIDPQLDRYRERLERMGIRIDDHMGGVPDEDIPLFVDIGLISQVYANLFSNAEKYCREVRNERGEYVKFMAYGREVIADFFGPGRPGIKFNVFTTGPHISPEDQAHLFEEGFRGGDTGSVPGTGHGLHFVKKVVEVHGGVVGYEPVYLGNNFYFVLPLLEHVEGEGLPNDHKAECVASPGGI, from the coding sequence ATGAGCATCTTTTGCCCATCCTCTTCCCAGGAGCCGGGGTCGGTCTTCGCGCGCGTTCGAAAGAAGCGGGATGACTATGAACACTACGGCTTCTCCGTCCTTCAGGATCGGACTCTCCTGGCCTTTTTCGATCTTGCCCAGGAATACGAGACCCTGGACAATTTCTACCGTGTCTGCGTCTATGTCCCGAAAGATTTTCTGGGATTCGATTCCTGTCTCTATCTCGTGGATCCGGAGACTCGCGAGCTCAGGATGGCGTGTGACACCCTTTCAGGGCTTGCCGTCTGTGGAAATCCGGCACCGGAAGGTATCCATCTCGCTCAGGAGCCCTATGATTCAACAGACTCTTTCATCGCCCCTATTCGGGGGAATTTTCGCCTTTTTTCCCGCAAACCCTTAGACTATGCCGAGGATGTGATCGGCATGTTCGAGGTCTTCTCTTTGTCCCGATTAGACGCGCAGGACCGCCTCTTTTTCGAAAAGTACGCGAACCGGATCGGCTATAGCCTCCATTACAAGCTCATAGCCGAACAAAATCAGCGACATCTCACCTTCATCAACACCTTGGTTGCCGATATTGAGCACAACGTCATCGCCCCCAACATCCGCTACCGGGTATTTTTTCTCCGACTTCAGAAGATACTCGACCAGATCCGGGAGATCTCCGGCACTTGGAGGGCAGCCATCGAGGCCCATCTGGATGTCTGCGACCGGGCCAGGGATTTCATGCCCTTGAATGAGAGACTCAATAGCATCCTTGATAGCCTCGCCAAGGAATACGAGGGACTTGAAAAACACTATCAGAACACGAGTCTTTTTCTGGAGAGCCTACTTCGCCGGGAGCATTTCACCAAGGGTGAGCTCGTGCTCCAGCGCCGCAAGTGCAATTTTCGGCGTAGGATCATAGACCCGCAGCTCGACCGTTATCGGGAACGCCTCGAGCGCATGGGGATTCGCATCGACGACCACATGGGAGGGGTGCCGGACGAGGACATCCCGCTTTTCGTGGATATTGGACTCATCTCACAGGTGTACGCGAATCTTTTCTCGAACGCCGAAAAATACTGCCGCGAGGTCCGGAATGAACGGGGCGAATACGTGAAGTTCATGGCATACGGCCGGGAGGTCATTGCGGATTTTTTCGGGCCCGGACGCCCCGGAATCAAGTTCAACGTCTTCACCACAGGCCCCCATATCAGCCCTGAGGACCAGGCCCACCTCTTTGAGGAGGGTTTCCGGGGGGGCGATACGGGATCTGTACCTGGAACTGGCCACGGGCTCCATTTCGTAAAAAAGGTGGTGGAGGTCCACGGAGGAGTGGTCGGGTACGAGCCGGTCTATCTCGGAAACAATTTCTATTTTGTCCTCCCCCTTCTGGAGCATGTGGAGGGGGAAGGTCTTCCAAATGATCACAAGGCGGAATGCGTAGCGTCTCCGGGTGGCATTTAG
- a CDS encoding M20/M25/M40 family metallo-hydrolase: MTLSPVNRDRLAQTFLELVRIDSVSREEGSIACRIREIFEEELGAETKTDSSASLTGSETGNLIVRIPGSIPARPLLFNAHLDTVEPGRGVRPVFQNGRFSSDGSTILGADDKAAIAIMIEAARILRDTGIPHGPMEFLFTVCEEIGLLGAKALDPSLLSARVGFALDSTDPDVLITRAPQAIRFTLKVVGRAAHAGISPELGIHAIQIAAKAMAGLTLGRIDEETTANIGIIQGGTATNIVPAECVLEGEVRSHDPARLREVQDHIIGAFHREAAHLQKEDQGKTSKASLPLIQSDVRDDYPALCVPDDHPIVACALLASERMGSPLKLQKTGGGSDANILYGKGITTAILGTGMQKVHSTGEFILLDDMELTTRRMIAIIEEWAQNLDP; encoded by the coding sequence ATGACACTCTCCCCAGTCAACCGAGATCGCCTGGCCCAGACCTTCCTCGAGCTCGTCAGGATCGACAGCGTCTCCCGTGAGGAGGGATCGATTGCCTGCCGAATCCGCGAAATATTCGAAGAAGAACTGGGCGCGGAGACGAAAACAGACTCGAGCGCCTCCCTGACGGGCTCGGAAACCGGAAACCTCATTGTCCGTATTCCGGGTTCCATCCCTGCCCGCCCCCTGCTTTTCAACGCCCACCTGGATACCGTGGAACCGGGAAGGGGTGTTCGGCCGGTCTTTCAAAACGGACGATTCTCCTCGGACGGATCCACTATCCTCGGCGCCGACGACAAGGCCGCCATCGCCATCATGATCGAGGCCGCCCGGATCCTCCGGGACACCGGAATCCCCCACGGCCCCATGGAATTCCTCTTCACGGTCTGTGAGGAAATCGGCCTCCTCGGGGCAAAGGCCCTGGACCCGTCCCTGCTATCAGCTCGTGTAGGATTCGCCCTTGACTCCACAGACCCCGATGTCCTGATTACCCGGGCACCTCAGGCCATCCGCTTCACCCTCAAGGTGGTGGGCAGGGCGGCCCACGCCGGCATCAGCCCGGAACTCGGGATCCACGCCATCCAGATCGCGGCAAAGGCCATGGCAGGGCTAACCCTCGGACGGATCGACGAAGAGACTACCGCCAACATCGGCATCATCCAGGGAGGAACGGCGACGAACATCGTGCCCGCAGAGTGCGTCCTCGAGGGCGAGGTCAGAAGCCATGACCCTGCGCGGCTCAGGGAGGTACAGGATCACATCATCGGCGCCTTTCATAGAGAGGCAGCACACTTGCAGAAAGAAGACCAGGGAAAGACCTCGAAGGCCTCCCTCCCCCTTATCCAGTCAGATGTGAGGGACGACTACCCCGCCCTCTGCGTCCCGGACGACCACCCCATCGTTGCCTGCGCCCTTTTGGCGTCTGAACGGATGGGTTCGCCGCTCAAGCTCCAAAAGACAGGGGGCGGAAGCGACGCAAACATCCTCTACGGCAAGGGAATCACCACTGCGATCCTCGGCACAGGGATGCAGAAGGTCCACAGCACCGGGGAGTTCATCCTGCTCGACGACATGGAGCTCACCACTCGAAGGATGATAGCGATAATAGAGGAATGGGCCCAAAACCTGGATCCGTGA
- the cobA gene encoding uroporphyrinogen-III C-methyltransferase → MRHKIGRVYLVGAGPGDPGLLTLRGKELLERAEVLVYDRLANPRLLSFAHPGAERIYVGKRSGRHAVPQEEINRIIVEHALAGRDVVRLKGGDPFIFGRGGEEAQACVKAGISFEVVPGVTSAIAVPAYAGIPLTHREHTASVAIITGHRQFGEEKAEVGWEGLAKGAGTLVFLMGMKNLPHIVEQLICHGRSPQTPAAVIEWGTTPRQRTVRGILADIVARVHEAGLTPPSVVVIGDVVRLKDEIDWFENRPLVGRRILVTRTREQASGLVALLEERGATCIELPTIEVVPPRDMGPLDEAIDGLSRYDWLVLSSPNAVRFFMGRLLSRGLDARALGGVRIAVVGSGTAEILGSYHLKPDLIPETFQAEGLLAAFERMDMNGKKVLVPRAKKAREVLPEGLSALGAEVTVVTAYETLTPELDPDVIEILSKSPPDVVTFTSSSTAKNLARLLPPGLFHTLRTKARVACIGPVTAQTARSLGLEVSIMPEEATIPALVAAIEDFYRG, encoded by the coding sequence ATGAGACATAAGATAGGGCGGGTCTATCTCGTCGGCGCAGGGCCAGGGGATCCGGGCCTTCTCACCCTTCGGGGAAAGGAGCTTCTTGAGCGCGCCGAGGTCCTTGTGTATGACCGGCTTGCCAACCCCCGGCTCCTCTCTTTTGCTCACCCCGGGGCGGAACGTATCTACGTAGGAAAACGCAGCGGCCGCCACGCCGTCCCTCAGGAAGAGATCAATCGAATCATTGTGGAACACGCCCTTGCCGGAAGGGACGTGGTCCGGCTCAAAGGGGGGGATCCATTCATCTTCGGCAGGGGGGGAGAGGAGGCCCAGGCCTGCGTCAAGGCCGGAATCTCTTTTGAGGTGGTGCCTGGGGTCACCTCAGCGATCGCCGTACCTGCCTATGCCGGCATCCCCCTCACCCACCGGGAGCATACGGCCTCTGTGGCCATCATAACGGGCCACCGGCAGTTTGGTGAGGAAAAAGCCGAGGTGGGTTGGGAAGGGCTGGCCAAGGGGGCCGGGACCCTTGTCTTTCTGATGGGCATGAAGAATCTTCCCCACATCGTCGAGCAGCTCATCTGTCATGGGCGCTCCCCGCAAACGCCCGCCGCTGTTATCGAGTGGGGGACCACCCCCCGGCAGAGGACGGTTCGGGGGATCCTTGCGGACATCGTCGCACGCGTGCATGAGGCCGGTTTGACCCCGCCATCCGTGGTCGTGATCGGGGACGTGGTGAGGCTCAAGGACGAGATAGATTGGTTCGAGAACCGGCCTCTGGTCGGAAGGCGCATACTTGTCACGAGGACCCGTGAGCAGGCAAGCGGTCTCGTGGCCCTTCTCGAGGAGCGGGGCGCCACATGTATCGAACTTCCCACCATTGAGGTGGTGCCACCTCGGGATATGGGTCCTCTTGATGAGGCTATCGATGGACTCTCTCGATATGACTGGCTGGTCCTTTCGAGCCCTAACGCCGTCCGTTTCTTCATGGGGAGGCTCCTTTCCCGGGGGCTGGACGCCCGGGCCTTGGGAGGGGTCAGGATCGCCGTGGTGGGATCGGGGACGGCCGAGATCCTCGGATCTTATCACCTGAAACCCGATCTCATTCCCGAGACCTTTCAGGCCGAGGGGCTCCTTGCCGCCTTTGAACGCATGGACATGAATGGCAAAAAGGTCCTCGTCCCCCGGGCCAAGAAGGCTCGGGAGGTGTTGCCTGAAGGGCTGTCCGCCCTTGGGGCCGAGGTCACCGTGGTGACGGCCTATGAGACCCTGACTCCGGAGCTCGACCCTGACGTGATCGAGATCCTTAGTAAATCCCCTCCGGACGTAGTCACGTTCACGAGTTCCTCCACAGCGAAGAACCTGGCGCGTCTCCTTCCTCCCGGCCTTTTCCATACCCTCCGGACAAAGGCACGGGTCGCCTGCATCGGACCGGTGACTGCACAGACCGCACGATCACTCGGCTTAGAGGTCTCCATCATGCCTGAGGAGGCTACGATCCCTGCCTTGGTCGCTGCTATCGAGGATTTTTATCGGGGTTGA
- a CDS encoding zinc ribbon domain-containing protein: MPIYEFVCASCGESFEKLVFGSDPAVICPKCGSHETEKKMSACAFKSGYRFVGTGKKAGSACGGCTSSSCSSCGG; encoded by the coding sequence ATGCCCATCTACGAATTCGTATGCGCCAGTTGTGGCGAGTCGTTTGAAAAACTCGTTTTCGGTTCGGATCCGGCCGTGATTTGCCCCAAGTGCGGATCGCATGAGACGGAAAAGAAAATGTCTGCCTGTGCTTTCAAGTCAGGCTACAGGTTTGTAGGCACCGGCAAGAAGGCGGGTTCTGCCTGCGGCGGATGTACGAGTTCGAGTTGCTCCTCTTGCGGAGGTTGA
- the hemC gene encoding hydroxymethylbilane synthase, with the protein MPILRLATRKSVLAVTQSTWVKDRLEALNPGLDVELVRITTKGDRILDVPLARIGGKGLFVKDIEEALLAGEADFAVHSLKDVPAEVPEGLEVSVFPEREDARDAFISRNGVALAALPSGSRVGTSSLRRMVQLRSRRPDLDIISLRGNLDTRLRKLDAGEFDAILLAAAGLNRLGLAGRVTEFLDPEVMLPAVGQGALALEFRTDDTVTRRILAPLHHQETAVCVTSERAFLSRLEGGCQVPIGAHAVIDRDTLRLSGLVANEDGTRVIRREKIGPVSSPETLGTALADEILAEGGAEILRSLHET; encoded by the coding sequence GTGCCCATTCTCCGCCTTGCCACGCGAAAGAGCGTCCTCGCCGTCACCCAGAGCACGTGGGTTAAGGATCGACTCGAGGCCCTGAATCCGGGGCTTGACGTGGAACTCGTCCGGATCACCACTAAGGGTGACCGGATACTTGACGTACCATTGGCCAGGATCGGAGGCAAGGGGCTCTTCGTGAAGGATATCGAGGAGGCCTTGCTTGCAGGAGAGGCGGACTTTGCTGTCCATAGCCTCAAAGACGTCCCGGCTGAGGTCCCGGAAGGACTTGAGGTCTCGGTTTTTCCCGAGAGGGAAGATGCCAGGGACGCATTCATTTCGAGAAACGGGGTGGCGCTTGCCGCGCTCCCATCGGGGTCGCGTGTGGGGACGAGCAGCCTGAGACGAATGGTCCAGCTTCGGTCTCGTCGACCGGATCTGGATATTATATCGCTTAGGGGGAACCTGGATACGCGCCTCAGGAAGCTGGATGCAGGTGAGTTCGACGCCATACTTTTAGCAGCAGCAGGCCTCAATCGCCTGGGGCTTGCCGGCCGCGTGACCGAATTTCTCGACCCGGAGGTAATGCTCCCGGCCGTGGGGCAGGGGGCACTGGCCCTTGAGTTTCGTACGGACGACACTGTTACCCGCAGGATCCTCGCACCCCTCCACCATCAGGAGACCGCCGTCTGCGTCACCTCAGAGAGGGCCTTTCTCTCCCGCCTTGAAGGGGGGTGTCAGGTGCCTATCGGTGCCCATGCGGTCATAGACAGGGATACCCTCAGGCTTTCTGGCCTTGTGGCGAACGAGGACGGAACCCGGGTCATACGAAGGGAGAAGATAGGCCCGGTCTCCAGTCCCGAGACCCTGGGGACCGCTCTTGCAGATGAGATCCTTGCGGAAGGTGGGGCCGAGATCCTCAGGAGTCTCCATGAGACATAA
- a CDS encoding D-sedoheptulose 7-phosphate isomerase, with product MESSLRALVDVLEGGVHEHSGRLIEAARIVTTSLETGGKLLICGNGGSAADAQHIAAEFVNRFRLERRALPAVALTTDSSVLTSIANDYSFDEVFAKQVAALAGPKDALLAISTSGASANIRRALETSRHIGARSILFSGGTGGEAARHADLVLCVPSSDTPRIQEVHIFWGHVLCDLVERSLFA from the coding sequence ATCGAATCCTCCCTGCGTGCCCTGGTTGATGTCCTCGAAGGGGGCGTTCACGAGCACTCCGGCCGTCTTATTGAGGCCGCACGGATCGTCACCACTTCGCTTGAGACGGGTGGCAAGCTCCTCATCTGCGGAAACGGGGGAAGTGCAGCCGACGCCCAGCACATCGCGGCGGAATTCGTGAATCGTTTTCGTCTTGAGCGCCGTGCACTTCCTGCCGTTGCCCTTACCACGGATTCATCGGTGCTCACCTCCATTGCGAACGACTACAGCTTTGACGAGGTCTTCGCCAAGCAGGTCGCGGCCCTTGCAGGGCCAAAGGACGCGCTTCTCGCCATCAGCACGAGTGGCGCGTCTGCGAACATTCGCCGGGCGCTTGAAACATCCAGGCACATCGGCGCACGGAGCATCCTCTTTTCCGGTGGCACAGGGGGGGAGGCGGCGCGGCACGCGGACCTCGTCCTCTGTGTCCCTTCGTCAGATACCCCGCGCATCCAGGAGGTGCATATCTTCTGGGGACACGTCCTTTGCGACCTCGTGGAAAGGTCCCTGTTTGCCTGA
- a CDS encoding flavodoxin family protein, translated as MTLITGFMGSPRKGGNTDILLDALLVEAAAHGAVTEKIAIAGRDITPCIECGGCDETGICVLSDGMTPLYEKIEASDVVVLASPIFFYNITASTQALVERSQACWTGKYRLKRGPLGGKMRKGVFLSLGATHGKLLFDGVLRVVRYFFDAIDATFECALLYRGVEKRGAILGHPTAIKEARTLGAFLAEGKDLKDLSGMEGLVRP; from the coding sequence ATGACCCTGATAACCGGATTCATGGGCTCACCTCGAAAAGGCGGAAACACGGATATCCTGCTCGATGCCCTCCTTGTCGAGGCTGCGGCTCATGGAGCGGTAACGGAAAAGATTGCCATTGCGGGCCGCGACATCACGCCCTGCATCGAGTGCGGGGGGTGTGACGAGACCGGCATCTGCGTCCTTAGCGACGGCATGACGCCTCTTTATGAAAAGATCGAGGCCTCTGACGTGGTGGTCCTTGCATCCCCCATCTTTTTTTACAACATCACTGCTTCCACCCAGGCCCTGGTCGAAAGGAGTCAGGCCTGCTGGACCGGCAAGTACCGTCTCAAACGTGGCCCCTTGGGCGGGAAGATGCGAAAGGGGGTCTTCCTTTCCCTCGGCGCCACCCATGGAAAGCTCCTCTTCGATGGGGTACTTCGAGTGGTCCGGTACTTTTTCGACGCCATCGACGCCACGTTCGAGTGTGCGCTACTCTACCGGGGGGTCGAGAAACGCGGGGCCATCCTGGGGCATCCGACTGCCATCAAGGAGGCACGGACCCTCGGGGCCTTTCTTGCCGAGGGAAAAGACCTAAAAGACCTTTCTGGTATGGAAGGTCTTGTTCGGCCATAA